One Streptomyces umbrinus genomic window, TCCGCAGCACCCGAAGCACGGCGGAATCGACGAGTGCCGCCTCCTGCGAGTCCCGGAAGATCGTCCCCACGTATTTCTCGGCGGACCAGTTGTCCAGCCAGGTGTCCTCGACGAGGCGATAGACGGCGTCGGTCACATCCCCGTACCCGTCGACCCCCGCGAGCCAGACCCCTCGCTGGAACTCGGTGTCGGAAAGCATGTGCAGCGCGGAGCGCACATTGCTGCGCCAGCGCCACCACGGCATGTCGTTCAGTGGCATGCCGCCCATGGTGGATGAGCGACGCCCGCGACGGGAAGAGTTCTCCGAACCTTGCACGGTCACCGATCGTACGTTCTCGCCGTTTCGTCCCACCCCGCACCCCGGAGTTCACCTTCTGGTCACCAAGCGTTGACCGTGGGTCACACCGGCCGTAGCGATGTGACGGAATCGTGCGTGTCCATGACCGGCAGGCGACGCACCCGCACCTTCCTCCCCGCCCACCACCGTCCCGCCAAGGCCAGAGCGCTGTCCGCGGGCGCGTTGGCGGCGTGTGCGTCCATAGCCGTCGGATGCGGTGTCGTCCCTGGTACCACGGGGGGTTCCGGGGACGACCCCATAACGGTCATGACATGGGCGCCCGAGAAGACCAAGGCGACCAACAAGCCGGGCATGCCCGCCCTGGCACTGGCGTACGCCCGCTGGATCAACTCCAAGGGCGGCATCAACGGCCGCAAGCTCAAGGTCCTCACCTGCAACGACCACAACGACACGGTGTCCGCGGCCAACTGCGCCCGCCGCGCGGTCGACGAGAACGTCGTCGCGGTCGTCGGCTCGTACAGCCAGCACGCCCGCTCCTTCTTCTCCCCGCTGGAGGCGGCCGGCATCCCGTATCTCGGCGGGTACGGGGTCACGGACGACGAGTTCACCAGCCCGCTCTCCTACCCGGTCAACGGCGGCCAGCCCGCCCTCCTGGCAGGCCTCGGCCAGCAGCTCGCCAGGAACTGCGGCCCCGTCACCCTCGTACGCCCCGACA contains:
- a CDS encoding SCO4402 family protein, coding for MTVQGSENSSRRGRRSSTMGGMPLNDMPWWRWRSNVRSALHMLSDTEFQRGVWLAGVDGYGDVTDAVYRLVEDTWLDNWSAEKYVGTIFRDSQEAALVDSAVLRVLRIMHQVGPDAAVSVYLEHQGWPEAVRAARDAHVRMAVSDGEDPDVPPRTLEVLRIMTRSA